Part of the Montipora foliosa isolate CH-2021 unplaced genomic scaffold, ASM3666993v2 scaffold_174, whole genome shotgun sequence genome, TTTAGGGTCGCCCGTCTTGGTGTCACGAAAGGCGGAAAAAACTCTGGTATTCTCAAAAACGAATAAATCACTACGGGCTTAATAACTGGTAAAAGTTACTaagttatttttttacctgGGTATCGGTAAAAACGTCAGAAAACCTCCTCAGCTTTGATTTTACAAATTTGATAAacgtcatgtggaggacgagttGCGGGGGGACTTGCCAGATACCCTCTTCCTCATGGAAAATTGCTGGAAGGAGAACAACAAAACCAAATTTGTTCTAAACTTTCATGCTGTCGATCCGGTTTAGGCTTGATATTTTTGTGAGGTACAAACACTGAAAAATTTGTTGAGTCTCATTTGGAATTTAATCTTCACGTCCACAAGAGTTTACTGTAGAAGCGGGGTTTTCAATTGAGGGTCGAAGGTAAATTAGCGAATTGGTTTGCTTTGCATACtttcactcggtgattggttcaaagttcttccgcgcactttttcaaccaatcatcacaagtgaaaccaaacacCAATAGTAGATCGCACGAGcactttttcccgcgctttgttgTTCGGCTACGTGTAATACACTTcgagtttgattggtttactggattagTCTCCGTCctatttgattggccaaagtaattactttgggttttggttttacgacactcgattggaAACTAGCTCTTCTTGTGGAATTATGACAGGGCCGTATGCATACGGGAGGGACCGGGGTGTCGCAACCACGCCCCGCaagcccccctccccctatAAAAAACACGGGCCGCGTCCTCCGAACGCAAAATTccctaaatttcaaaaatgcaACGTTGCTTAACAATCTTTGTGGCAGCTTCAGTTTTCCAGGCCTGCTACGGGTACCTGTTATGTGGGAGTCATTATAGGACTCAGAAGGCCAGTCTAATATATAAGTGGAATGTCAAACCAACTTTTGCGTAATCCAGCGGATTATTAACCATTCCCCCAAATCCCCATGGAACATTGCACCATCTACTATGGAATTTGTTCAGAATGAGCTCGTGACCCTACATTTCGGGACTCAAAACATTTGTATGGTGTATGAAGATGATCATTAATTTTACGAAATTAACAAATAGCTTCAAACACTAGTCCAATCGAACTTACAGGAATGACCTGTGCTCTTAAAGCCAGCTGATATCTGGTGCGTGCTTGAGTgattgagtgaggctccagcacttggctaagtaagCCTGACATTCGGCTGTTATACACatttgtggtctcattcaccacagaagcccttcaagacTAATCCTGCCAAGGCCCGACCACCattgctggaaaggtcagaccacagcACCGGGAAAACACTGTTCCCCTACTCCTTTTTCGATATAGTGTGTGGCGATCCTTATACGTCCCGCAGAGTTTAtgacaagggttgtgagacgggacctccggcttatcgtccttattccGAGAAGGACTAGATATGTCTAAATCATTTGCAgagtaattacaaaggcagcacttctcTCCTCAGTTTTTGAAAGtacctgagtgttggtccggccaggagttgaactcacgacctcccgcgtgacagtctTCTCTCTCTCCCCCCCTCTTCCGGGCTTCAACCCATTTTTGGAACCACCGTGTGCGCGGTGTTCGGATTCAAAGTTACTCAGGGGTAACTTTGCGAAAATTATGGGGGACTATGTTAATTGAGTAGAACAAGGAATGACAGAGAAATAGAACTTATTCCTATCATAACCATTAACCATATTAGGTGTTAATATAGATGAGGGCCACTAAATTGTTCTGATCGCATATAAAAAATATAGTAAAGAACGCTAGTCGAAGCGTAGGGGTCATTAGATAGGGTTAAAGGAATCTAATTACCTATAAAAACCGCAAACGTTGCAACTCTGTAAAGCTGCTATTCTCCCGAATTTATGAAATATTGTCAGTATTGTATGGATTTTTGTAAGGCTAGTGGTTTTAGGAAAACTCAACTCGAAAGGGTATGTACAGGAAGGGACCGGACTCTTTGGGCAATTTATTTGATAGTAAAGTTGGGTGTGACGTCTTGTGAGAAAACTCCTGGGAAAAGGGCTAAATTACCTGGGTACTTTGCGGAATAGGAGGGCCTGCAAATTGATATAGTAATATTAAGGTTCCAAGGTGCAAATGGGTGTTGTGTCTAGAGTATTTACTCGCAATTATTTTCGCATAATTAAGTTAATTATAAATCTAAGAACTAAGGAGTTACAATTACCTAGACTGTAAAACACTATATAGTTTTTGGAAGCACTCAGTCCGAGACCCTTGGACCAATACTTAAATTATTTTTcgttcctaatataaatctccccatccaaagcaaagcCATTGTTGTACCTCAGGAATCTCGCTCTTTCTGTGCGTGCCAAGGCCACATAAACTTGGCCAGAACTACCAGTAATTTGGACCCTCGGCTGTGATGTTGacgaggcatgggtctattctctaatttacgtcacaaacgctttgcattcctgttttcagaCGAAATTTTTGAATTGCCAAAGCAGTTTATGACGTAAAAATCGAGAAAAACAGACCCATGTCTCTCAGTAGCGTGGACgcgggtccaaattactgctagttttgataaaCTTTGCGTGTCTTGTCCCAGCAGATtataaaaagagaaattttgaggtaaaagtggtaaaaaatgtttgcttttgATGGGGAGATTTAAAATGTGTGGATGAAAATGTTTGAGTTTAGGAGCATTTTGAGTAAAAGTTGTGTATCTTGCTTCTGTTTTTAAAAAACACTTACAAAACGGGCCCAGGCATAGTTTTTCGTAAAAAAAACGTTGACCATCGTTGGGCACGCTTCTGTGTTTTAGAATAACTAGGTTGCTCTTCGCTACTGATATAATGCTAATACTATGTcttaaggaagtgaaatgtcctCAATATGAAGTATTTTTTGTGGTTGTGGCTGGTTTTatggttataattattatagtttaACATCAAGAAGGTATGCAATGGACGATATAGCTCCCAATAACAGAAAATGGAACCGACGGATTACTGAAGAAACTTCAAAAAGCAATTTGATAGCTGATTCTCAAAGTAATGGCGAGTGTTATCCAGAATTAGTATAATTAAATAGGTGATTAATGGAATTtttctgcgctgattggttgcatgCACTTGAGGTCATTATATGCGATAATCACCTATTAagcggtttttttcaaaatggccgcgagccattttgtcgaggtgacaaacgaagaaataaattgttttaaagaaattaaatgcagatttttcaaagaatcacctatgtaattatactaaaacaattattcacctcaggctcggtgaatatcggtgaatgaAAACCTCGACTTCGTTTCGGTTTTTAGTCACCGATATTCATCTCGCTCTCTTACGTATAATCAAGAGAATTTTCTTGACGTAATTTGACGCATGGATGAATTCAAAAAGCCTCACGAGTGTCCTCTTGCGCTTTTCACGGACTTCAAAtgacatcacttgtgtctcccTTAATCAGCAgacaatttacgtcacaaagcGTCCCTCAAATGCTGCTCCTCCAGTAAACAAAAACAGCTGCATTTTACCCTGAGCTAAAAATAGCGGCCTAGGGGGAGGGAGGAGGAGTTAAGGACAAAACAAAACCGTAGAAAAAAGGTGGAGGGGGGTATAGTCCCCCCACCCCCAACACTTCCCTCTTCACGGTCCCTGTAAATCTCGGTGAGCGCTAACCAGCGATAAAGGTTTCAATTAACGCACGAATCATGCTGCAAGCAACTGGGCCCTGGTTGGTACGTTAATAACAACAGGTAACGTCAACCATATCTTCGCTATCATTGATAGCAAACACTTTGAGGTTTCGAAAATAAGCACTAACTACACTTCAAAAGGcagagttttttttatttcaaatttccctTCACCATACAGTGGTTTTGCTGTTAAACTTGTCACGAATACCAGTATCCCCCTTCAATGCTTCTTTGCTGTAGGCACTTGCGATTTTTTGTCCACTTCATTTTCCCTTGCAGTGCTTACTTTTGGTAAATTTGCAGATCTCAAACTCCCATTTCCGGTCCCTGTATAAGAAGAGCCAAGAGTTCATGTCTCAGAAAACTAAATCCATGATCAGTTTTGACAAAAAACAAttgcaatatttgtaaacatgCAAGGGATTGTGTCTGATCtcataaaattacattttaaatGACGAAGAAGGCCATTCTGGGCATTAACTACCATTATTTTTCAACTCCATCGCTTGTCCTTTCTTATGATTACTCTTGCAAATTTTTGTCTAAGATACTGTGATTTGAAGTATATTCTTTTTAGTTCCTGCTGAAACTTTTAACAGGTCCCTACTTGAAGGTGACATTTTGATGACGAACAAGACGATTCTGAGCCTCAACTATCATTTAAATTATTGAGCCGAATTGAAATAAAACTGTATAGCGGTCAGGCCACGACATTTTTCAACACCaacaaatgcaatccgtttcaatcttgtccttTCTTACTATCATTACTAGCTCTTGCACCTTTTCTATGGGAAGATACTGTGATTTCAAGTTCATTTTTCTTAGTTCCGCTGACTCTAAGGGTCCCTGAGATATGTTGAGTAATTCCCCATTAGGTTTAATAACTGCGCCGAGATTGACCTTTTAAGCCAATACAGATACTGAACAAAGCAATCCGGGCAACACTTACTCATAGGAATTATGATGTGAGCTGTGAGCTCCCACCAGGTAATAGCCCCAAGGAACAATGTAGTTGATTTCCTGATCCCAGTTGTTCAGCGTGGGCGTGAGTTTGCAGGTATGTGCACAGTAACCATCCTTATGACAACAGCGAAATGAAAACCTGAAACAAAAATTGCATCAGAGAACTCCTTAGTGAAAGATTATACAAGGTGCATTaagaggccatttccgagttcacgtctgcctcctcttcaaagcgagtgcaagggcaaagtttttgtgatgataattaaTAGTTCtattttacatatgaatgaaaactaattttcataagaaaaatttcgcacttggactctctttgaagaggaggcagagatgaactcgaaaatggcctattcgaaTTTCTCCTGGGGCATTTTTCAATTCAGAGCCTCTAAACGGTCCTTCAAGTAAAGCAAGCCATATACAGTTGCCCATACGCTGGAAGACATCATAGGCACGATTGATTTGACTTTTGCTTTGAATCCATGAAAGGATGTGGCGAGACTTTTTAGCCAATCGCTGTGTGCAGTGATGCACAAGAACGATATCGATAAATATCGAAAAGAAATTCAACTAAAATTTCGCTCCAAATCAGAATCTAAGTATTCATAAAGCTTTATTCTTTACCCTTTGGAAGGAGGAACAAGACGACGAAAGACGAAATCTCGATTTCGTGCTTACAGCAGTGGAGGGTTATCTGGTTCATTTTCAGGGAATTTACGTTAAAATGTGAGGGAGAAGGCTGGGCTGGAGGTTTCATTTCGTAGAACTAAACCCTATTTCTAGTCAACACTCCTAAATAGGAAACAGATCTTGGCAGTTTTTATGATTGTCTTTGTATCAAGAAAAACACTATAAACATTTTGGCCAAAATTTCAGCCAAACCGCACATCTGAACGTCGGTCAATCCTTACTTGCGATCTTTGTGATGGCCACTGTAGGTGCTTCTAACTCCAGCGATAAAGCCATTGTGAGGGCATTTGAACGACAGCTTTCCATCATAGTCGTTTGCGTAGTTTGCTGTGTGAGAACAGTGTTTCTCTTGGTAGCTCATCGGACCGTACGAGCATTGAAAGTAATGGATGCGATCTTCCTTGCAGTTTCGGTGGATGCTGCGCCAGGTTCTTATAGAGTAACCTATAATGGAGTAAAAACAAGTTCAGGTTATCAGAGGCTATCAACATCGTAATGAATGTCCAGCATACGGCGTGATACccgtgttgttttttttaagtgacAGGCTTTCAGTTGATGTCATCTTTAAGTTAAAAAGTTTGTtgcttaaattattaaattcgcatgttttttttgtactttttaacCTTCATATTAGTCATATTTATGAGTAATCAGTTCATTTGTTCCAAAGTAGTTTTTCATAAGAACGAGCAAGCTCAGTATGATAATCTTCACTCCGACTGCTCTAATACTTCAAAAATCAACGATTCCTTTGAAAAGGTGGTATTTGGACGTgtgtagcctgttccaggcgtTCAATTAGCTGGGATGGTCCCTCAAAGCTCCCCTCCATCTTTCGCCTCGTTTACGTGCCAAGTAATTTATTTTAGAGACTCAAGGCATGAAAAATAACGCAATATCTCgtgatttttttccattttaattGAGGTGCTCCTTGCATTGCTTGCTGGAAACTGAATGAGTAGAAGAAATAACACCAGGGGAATATTGAATTGTCTCTTACTGTTTCCACACTTGACACTGAAATACTGTTGCCACCCGTTGACCCATGCAACGCCTGCAGGGCTAGACGAGCTGCATCGACGTCGACGTCGACGTCCACTAGACCACCAGGGGTTAGCTTCAGTAGCTGTAAAAAACAGAATCTCAAATACAAGCACTAGCAGCAAAAAGAAAGCAAGTTTGTTTCCTTTCATGGtaatctgaaaagaaaaagagaaaaaaaaggcatATTTACAGAATGCATCTATGGAAGCAGTGACTGTGAAAGTGTGGTGTGGTTGAATAATTTCGGGATCACATACACCTCGCGAATTCTTAATCTCGCAAGCTACGACTCTATGCCTCGAAGACTTCATGGGGACAACCGTAGCTCATGGTGAGACATATCTAACTAGGGCTGTTTGAATTTAGCTCTGTTCAGCGATCCACACGCACCTGAAAGCCTGATTCGTCTGTTGGTATCCGAGGGGCAAAGAAATGGTCGCGATTTCAGAAGTAATTGATATCCAGCAACTCCGAATCGAATGACCCGATGTTTCTAGAAGTCAAGCTTTTGCACTATCTCTACTTAACGCCCGCGGGAATGTATTTGACAGCCGAGTGAGATGACGAGTTTCTATTTTGGAGGAACATGTTAGAAACATGTTTTCTCAAACAGGATGAACTAAGTGTAACGGCGGCTTAATTCCTTAGGGATGGACCAtttgatttttga contains:
- the LOC137986267 gene encoding hemagglutinin/amebocyte aggregation factor-like, producing MKGNKLAFFLLLVLVFEILFFTATEANPWWSSGRRRRRRCSSSSPAGVAWVNGWQQYFSVKCGNSYSIRTWRSIHRNCKEDRIHYFQCSYGPMSYQEKHCSHTANYANDYDGKLSFKCPHNGFIAGVRSTYSGHHKDRKFSFRCCHKDGYCAHTCKLTPTLNNWDQEINYIVPWGYYLVGAHSSHHNSYEDRKWEFEICKFTKSKHCKGK